From Spartinivicinus ruber, the proteins below share one genomic window:
- a CDS encoding TetR/AcrR family transcriptional regulator encodes MPWTDNHKQVTRKRILDSAARLFAHKGYDNVSINEVMQDAGLTRGAFYAHFGSKSELYAESIITAATNGSDSLQQFSSSTQSFDYLIKAYLSQEHRAGDEMHCPLAFLVTDVSQRDDTVRNVYTQAFKGFVNRLSTIKQNPKSLSTETALQNAVLMIGGLAIARAINEEALAEQLLNACQQGVKL; translated from the coding sequence GTGCCTTGGACAGACAACCATAAACAAGTTACTCGCAAACGTATCCTAGACAGCGCTGCTCGCTTGTTCGCCCACAAAGGTTATGACAATGTCAGTATTAATGAAGTAATGCAAGATGCCGGTCTAACCCGTGGTGCTTTTTATGCCCACTTTGGTTCTAAGTCTGAACTATATGCTGAATCCATTATTACAGCTGCTACAAACGGTAGTGATTCATTACAACAGTTTAGCAGCTCTACTCAATCCTTTGATTATTTAATCAAAGCCTATCTAAGCCAGGAGCACAGAGCAGGAGATGAAATGCACTGTCCATTAGCTTTCTTGGTTACAGATGTCAGCCAACGAGATGATACTGTGCGTAATGTTTATACCCAAGCATTTAAAGGCTTTGTTAACCGGTTATCAACTATAAAACAAAACCCAAAATCACTATCTACCGAGACAGCACTGCAAAATGCAGTACTAATGATTGGTGGTTTAGCCATTGCCAGAGCAATTAATGAAGAAGCACTGGCAGAACAGTTGTTAAATGCTTGCCAGCAAGGTGTTAAATTATAA
- a CDS encoding glutathione S-transferase family protein, whose amino-acid sequence MSPQVQIYGPNFSSFVRSVRLVCEEKGISYTTGFTVNGKEVPFKSDEHFKLHPFGKLPVLVHDGATICETVAICRYLDQVFPGPELQPADPVMRAKHDQWCSLIAGDIDQAIVRHYLLEIAFPKGENGAIRVDKLQAAEPGVEKALIVLSHQLTDQQYIVGDSFTIADALLVPILDYLVKLPDSNRLVGGHKVLQDYLKRVAERQSYQQGVADAA is encoded by the coding sequence ATGAGTCCGCAAGTACAAATTTATGGACCTAATTTCAGTAGCTTTGTCCGTTCAGTCAGGCTTGTATGTGAAGAAAAGGGTATCAGTTATACAACCGGCTTTACTGTTAATGGCAAAGAGGTACCGTTTAAGAGTGATGAGCACTTTAAACTGCATCCATTTGGTAAATTACCTGTGCTAGTCCATGATGGCGCTACTATCTGCGAGACGGTTGCAATTTGTCGCTATCTGGATCAGGTATTTCCTGGGCCTGAGTTACAACCCGCAGACCCAGTAATGAGAGCTAAACATGATCAATGGTGCAGTTTGATTGCAGGTGATATTGATCAGGCGATAGTACGTCACTACTTACTGGAGATAGCGTTTCCTAAAGGTGAAAATGGAGCGATTCGAGTTGATAAGCTGCAGGCTGCAGAGCCTGGGGTGGAAAAAGCTTTAATAGTATTAAGCCATCAACTAACTGATCAGCAATATATTGTGGGAGATAGTTTTACAATAGCAGACGCATTGTTGGTGCCGATATTAGATTATCTAGTCAAACTTCCCGACAGTAACCGTCTTGTTGGTGGGCATAAAGTGCTACAGGATTACTTGAAGCGTGTAGCAGAAAGGCAGTCGTATCAGCAAGGGGTTGCAGACGCTGCTTAA
- a CDS encoding SpoIIAA family protein: MLDVFPLISDKIIAIEIDGKIKKVDIDRLTKVIDDRLKYHEQLNIYVEIKKFSGIELDALIEELKFAVSHFKEFGKKAIVSDKVWIEKTVTISDKFFPSIEAQYFAYEEREKAIEWLAK; the protein is encoded by the coding sequence ATGCTTGATGTATTCCCACTCATTAGTGACAAAATTATTGCAATTGAGATTGACGGTAAGATTAAAAAAGTTGACATTGACAGATTGACCAAGGTTATAGATGACAGGTTAAAGTATCATGAGCAGTTGAATATCTATGTAGAGATAAAAAAATTTTCGGGTATTGAACTTGATGCACTCATTGAAGAGTTGAAGTTTGCTGTTTCTCACTTTAAAGAGTTTGGTAAAAAAGCAATTGTGTCTGATAAAGTATGGATTGAAAAGACTGTTACCATTAGTGATAAATTCTTTCCAAGTATAGAGGCCCAATACTTTGCTTACGAAGAACGAGAAAAAGCGATAGAGTGGTTGGCTAAATAA
- a CDS encoding substrate-binding periplasmic protein: MLRARQLVHKLTTSTLFTWLAQLFLLMYAITNINHSFGSCSVEKLQLGGRLTEPYHTVTGDGLVDQHIRLIFAGLNCKVELLTIPSERSLRDSNRGLLDGDFVQLPNLDTTTYSNLIQISPSYFSFFMAYVSLQNITYLDDSLSGYRIGAMVGMPLSAHALNDVKIVRTKSYGQLMTLLQRKRIDIAVLPIAVAYFYQKQTCLTQLNIEVKPELKVNLHIYLHKKHQALVEPLSQEIESFKHSRRYQQLMRLFLKKGLNNISAPTCD; this comes from the coding sequence ATGCTGAGAGCCAGGCAACTCGTACACAAACTGACTACCTCAACGCTATTCACCTGGCTAGCCCAACTATTTTTGCTGATGTATGCAATCACTAACATCAATCATAGCTTTGGTAGCTGCTCAGTAGAAAAGTTACAGCTTGGCGGGCGGTTAACGGAGCCTTATCACACTGTGACCGGGGATGGTCTTGTTGATCAGCATATCCGGCTCATCTTTGCTGGACTAAACTGCAAAGTTGAGTTGTTGACTATTCCTTCAGAACGCTCTTTACGAGATTCCAACCGAGGCTTGCTTGATGGTGACTTTGTTCAGCTACCAAATTTAGACACAACTACTTATAGCAACTTGATTCAAATTAGCCCCAGCTATTTCTCGTTTTTCATGGCCTATGTCAGCTTGCAAAATATCACTTACCTAGACGACAGCCTAAGCGGTTATAGAATTGGCGCAATGGTTGGAATGCCTCTATCTGCGCATGCTCTAAATGATGTTAAGATTGTTCGAACCAAAAGTTACGGCCAATTAATGACTTTACTACAGCGAAAACGTATCGATATTGCCGTATTGCCTATAGCAGTGGCTTATTTCTACCAAAAGCAAACCTGTTTAACTCAGTTAAATATTGAAGTAAAACCTGAACTTAAAGTAAACCTGCACATTTATTTACATAAAAAACATCAAGCCTTGGTTGAGCCTCTTAGCCAAGAAATAGAAAGCTTTAAACACAGTAGAAGATATCAACAACTAATGAGACTCTTTTTAAAAAAGGGGCTAAATAATATATCCGCGCCAACGTGCGATTAA
- a CDS encoding type 2 periplasmic-binding domain-containing protein, whose amino-acid sequence MKAVFPLINIAALFVIFLACCSTYLNAKALQQVKIANGEWQPYTSNKMKNYGVVTHIVTEAFKVEGINVTYDWLPWKRAYQSVVDGKLDASPGWIQTEQENARSIL is encoded by the coding sequence ATGAAAGCTGTATTCCCTCTAATCAACATAGCCGCTTTATTTGTTATCTTTTTAGCATGCTGTTCTACTTACTTGAATGCTAAAGCATTACAGCAAGTAAAAATTGCTAATGGAGAATGGCAGCCTTATACATCGAACAAGATGAAAAACTATGGTGTAGTTACTCATATTGTGACGGAAGCATTTAAAGTGGAGGGCATTAATGTCACCTATGATTGGCTTCCCTGGAAGCGGGCATATCAGTCGGTTGTTGATGGGAAACTGGATGCTTCGCCAGGTTGGATCCAGACTGAGCAAGAGAATGCAAGAAGTATATTATAG
- a CDS encoding substrate-binding periplasmic protein: MQEVYYSDPIFENKLVFFHLKSLSFNWDKFSDLGTMRVGATLGYNYRTEFQEAEANKIINVVRVKKDEQNYGLILNKRVKLFPISIDAGYYQMRKYLAPDQANLITHHPRAIDEARLYRLIVSKKNPNANTIIIKFNKGLHQLKTEGLYDQYIAELRAGGY, translated from the coding sequence ATGCAAGAAGTATATTATAGTGATCCTATTTTTGAAAATAAGCTAGTTTTTTTTCATTTGAAAAGTTTATCTTTTAACTGGGATAAGTTCTCTGATTTAGGCACTATGAGGGTTGGTGCTACGCTCGGCTATAATTATAGAACTGAGTTTCAAGAAGCAGAAGCTAATAAAATAATTAATGTTGTCAGAGTAAAAAAAGACGAACAGAATTATGGGTTGATACTTAATAAGCGTGTTAAACTATTTCCGATTAGTATTGATGCAGGTTATTACCAAATGAGGAAATATTTGGCTCCTGACCAAGCAAACTTAATCACCCATCATCCTAGGGCGATCGATGAAGCAAGGCTCTATCGGTTAATTGTTAGTAAGAAAAACCCTAATGCTAATACAATTATTATTAAATTTAACAAAGGTCTACATCAGCTTAAAACGGAAGGGCTTTATGATCAATATATCGCCGAATTAAGAGCGGGTGGTTACTAA
- a CDS encoding polyamine ABC transporter substrate-binding protein: protein MKRIVCGSLVALSSQLMADQLNFYNWNDYINPNTIPVFEKQTGVKVNYDVFDNNEVLEAKLLSGQSGYDLVVPTHNFLRVQIKAGAFQPLDKTKLTNYHHLNKHIMGELAAKVDPDNKYSIPYLVGTTGIGYNPDKIKAVLGKETIDSWAAVFKPENMEKLSKCGVAFLDTGSEIFPIVLKYLGKNPNSHNIKDYQIAEKQLASISQYVTYYHSARYISDLANGDICVAIGWSGDVFQASDRATEANNGVKVNYVIPKEGAPLSFDMLAIPKDAKNVENAHKFLNYLLEPKVIAGVTNYVKYASANDGAKPFVDEQVKANPGIYPPNEVNDKLFLFTEMPKKIQRFVTRSWTKIKTGR, encoded by the coding sequence ATGAAGAGAATTGTTTGCGGAAGCCTGGTTGCTCTTTCCTCTCAGCTAATGGCAGATCAGCTTAACTTCTATAATTGGAATGACTACATCAACCCTAATACTATCCCTGTGTTTGAAAAGCAAACTGGAGTGAAGGTTAACTATGATGTATTTGATAATAATGAAGTGTTAGAAGCCAAGCTATTATCTGGCCAGTCAGGCTATGATCTTGTTGTACCCACTCATAATTTTTTAAGGGTACAGATTAAAGCGGGTGCATTTCAACCTTTAGATAAAACCAAGCTAACCAATTATCACCATTTGAACAAGCATATAATGGGAGAATTGGCCGCAAAAGTAGATCCTGATAATAAATACTCAATTCCTTATCTAGTCGGCACCACTGGTATTGGCTATAACCCAGATAAAATTAAAGCGGTATTAGGTAAAGAGACTATTGATAGTTGGGCAGCTGTTTTTAAGCCTGAAAATATGGAAAAATTATCAAAGTGTGGAGTAGCTTTTTTGGATACTGGAAGTGAAATATTTCCTATTGTCTTAAAGTATTTAGGCAAAAACCCTAACTCACATAATATTAAAGACTATCAAATAGCAGAAAAACAGCTAGCTAGTATTAGCCAATATGTCACCTATTATCATTCAGCTCGGTATATTAGTGATCTAGCCAATGGTGATATTTGTGTAGCTATTGGTTGGTCTGGTGATGTGTTCCAGGCATCTGACCGTGCGACAGAAGCAAATAATGGTGTGAAAGTTAACTACGTTATTCCAAAAGAAGGGGCACCTTTGTCTTTTGATATGTTAGCTATACCAAAAGATGCTAAAAATGTTGAAAATGCCCATAAATTTTTAAATTATTTATTGGAACCAAAAGTAATTGCTGGTGTTACTAATTACGTAAAATATGCCAGTGCCAATGATGGTGCTAAGCCGTTTGTAGATGAACAAGTGAAAGCAAACCCAGGCATTTACCCTCCAAATGAAGTAAATGACAAGCTGTTTTTATTCACAGAAATGCCTAAAAAAATTCAGCGTTTTGTTACGCGATCTTGGACTAAAATTAAAACGGGTCGATAG
- the yjeH gene encoding L-methionine/branched-chain amino acid transporter translates to MNQLHKTITLAQGVGLLVTTMMGTGVFVLPQLTVQDAGFAALLAWLLLILAMLPVTWVFAELGKRFPHAGGPSHIVSKAFGETQGKIIGLLFLLLVPVGAPAAIEITMQFAQALVPLNNIQMLIVELVFIAGLLILNWRGVQASGRIQTGLTLTMVVVVLAVSLSQFSNQTVMPIPAFDYSQWPLLASAAGLAFWSFMGIETMSHLSAEFKNPERDFGRALLIGVAVVGLIYLICTWTILQATPGFNTLAMVDVFDQQFGQGGRWVIGVLGIFSGAATVNVYLASTARLAFSLSEQGALPNYLSRLNQHGVPSNGLITTCALTALVLVIAQMIKIPFESLVRWTNGVFVLIYIFTMVSAYKLLSGTFKIVAFFGATVCLLLGISLGASMSYALFLWVSLVLFYTIIRMTIRRAKSTAY, encoded by the coding sequence ATGAACCAACTGCATAAAACCATAACACTAGCTCAAGGTGTCGGCTTATTAGTGACCACCATGATGGGGACAGGCGTATTTGTTTTGCCTCAACTTACTGTCCAAGATGCAGGCTTTGCAGCTTTACTAGCTTGGTTACTATTGATTTTAGCCATGCTACCCGTGACCTGGGTCTTTGCAGAATTAGGTAAGCGCTTTCCCCATGCTGGAGGGCCATCGCATATTGTCTCTAAAGCATTTGGTGAAACCCAGGGCAAAATTATTGGCTTACTTTTTCTGTTATTAGTACCAGTCGGAGCACCCGCAGCTATTGAAATTACTATGCAGTTTGCTCAGGCACTGGTTCCACTAAATAACATCCAAATGCTGATTGTAGAATTGGTATTTATTGCTGGACTGCTGATCCTAAACTGGCGAGGCGTCCAAGCCTCTGGTCGTATTCAAACTGGATTGACATTAACTATGGTTGTTGTTGTATTGGCTGTGTCACTGAGTCAGTTTTCTAACCAAACAGTTATGCCTATACCAGCATTCGATTATAGCCAATGGCCACTGCTGGCATCTGCAGCAGGTTTAGCTTTCTGGAGCTTTATGGGCATCGAAACGATGAGCCATCTGTCAGCAGAATTTAAAAACCCCGAGAGAGATTTTGGTCGTGCCTTATTAATTGGTGTAGCAGTAGTAGGCCTTATTTATTTAATTTGTACTTGGACAATTTTACAAGCGACTCCTGGCTTCAACACTTTAGCAATGGTTGATGTATTTGATCAACAGTTTGGTCAAGGCGGTCGCTGGGTAATAGGAGTATTGGGAATATTCAGTGGTGCTGCAACAGTTAACGTCTATTTAGCCAGCACTGCCAGGTTAGCATTCAGCTTATCAGAGCAGGGAGCATTACCAAATTATTTAAGCCGACTCAATCAACATGGTGTGCCATCAAATGGGCTCATCACTACCTGTGCCTTAACTGCTTTGGTTCTCGTTATCGCTCAAATGATAAAAATTCCTTTTGAGTCACTGGTTCGCTGGACTAATGGAGTATTTGTACTGATTTATATTTTCACAATGGTCTCTGCTTATAAGCTACTATCAGGCACATTCAAAATTGTAGCATTTTTTGGTGCAACAGTATGTTTACTATTGGGAATATCCCTTGGCGCTAGCATGAGCTATGCCCTATTTTTATGGGTTTCTCTTGTCTTATTTTATACTATAATTCGAATGACCATACGCCGAGCAAAATCAACAGCTTATTAA
- a CDS encoding Lrp/AsnC family transcriptional regulator, translating into MMKKALGVYGVDKFDQLIIEALSKNARQPVAAIAEQVNLSRSAVSERIKKLEQNGTIKGYQVLLRESEKDHVAALIEIQHLSVKCDEVVIPVISRVPEVKLCYGVSGDTDLIIYVRAENMQRILQIYETLNDIEGITKIKTHVVMNEWINKLGS; encoded by the coding sequence ATGATGAAAAAAGCATTAGGTGTCTACGGTGTGGATAAATTTGATCAACTGATTATTGAAGCCCTCAGCAAGAATGCCCGTCAACCAGTTGCAGCCATAGCAGAGCAAGTAAACCTGTCGCGTTCTGCAGTGTCAGAAAGAATCAAAAAGCTGGAACAAAACGGTACAATAAAAGGGTATCAAGTTTTGCTGCGTGAATCAGAGAAAGACCATGTGGCAGCTCTGATTGAGATCCAGCACTTAAGTGTTAAGTGTGATGAAGTGGTGATACCTGTAATCTCACGCGTACCAGAAGTGAAGCTCTGTTATGGCGTGAGTGGTGATACAGACTTAATTATTTATGTTCGAGCAGAAAATATGCAAAGAATTCTGCAAATATATGAAACTTTAAATGACATAGAAGGTATTACAAAAATAAAAACCCATGTAGTTATGAATGAGTGGATTAACAAGCTAGGTAGTTAA
- a CDS encoding PhzF family phenazine biosynthesis protein — MLIDVAVLNAFTHQNTGGNPAGVLLGAQHLTTTQMQQIATQVGLSETVFILPSVQSDFKMRFFTPTDEVDYCGHATLAAFSLMHQRQIIQPGFFQQEVNHQLLSVIVETDGRVLMTQQLPQFLTQFQPNDIAPLLNLQAELLAETRLPIQAVSTGLVDIFVPIPEGHLDHIEQDEVAATKFSAKNNVVGLHLFELSKELTPFSARCRNFAPRVGISEESATGSASGALACYLSTYVDQSQTSFLFEQGKSMQCCSSISATIHKSGADITQVQVGGYANQPRLVKVRI; from the coding sequence ATGCTTATTGATGTTGCTGTTTTGAATGCATTTACGCATCAAAATACAGGTGGAAATCCAGCAGGTGTATTACTAGGTGCACAGCACCTTACAACGACCCAAATGCAACAGATTGCAACACAGGTGGGACTATCTGAAACAGTGTTTATTCTCCCATCAGTACAAAGTGACTTTAAAATGCGCTTCTTTACACCAACTGATGAAGTCGATTACTGTGGCCATGCAACACTGGCTGCATTTTCATTAATGCACCAAAGACAAATCATTCAACCCGGCTTCTTCCAACAAGAAGTTAATCATCAGCTCCTCAGTGTTATCGTTGAAACAGATGGTCGAGTACTTATGACCCAGCAGTTACCACAATTTTTAACTCAATTTCAGCCAAATGATATTGCACCACTACTTAACCTGCAAGCTGAGTTGCTTGCTGAAACAAGACTGCCTATCCAAGCAGTTTCCACAGGGCTTGTTGATATCTTTGTGCCTATTCCCGAAGGTCATCTTGACCATATTGAACAGGATGAGGTTGCAGCTACAAAGTTCTCAGCAAAAAATAATGTTGTCGGGCTACACTTATTTGAGCTTTCAAAAGAGCTAACTCCTTTTTCGGCACGCTGCCGTAATTTTGCACCTAGAGTTGGCATTTCTGAAGAGTCTGCGACAGGAAGTGCTTCTGGCGCCTTAGCCTGTTATTTATCAACTTATGTAGACCAATCGCAAACCAGCTTTTTATTTGAGCAAGGTAAATCAATGCAGTGTTGTTCCAGTATAAGTGCAACAATACACAAATCAGGGGCAGATATTACTCAGGTCCAGGTAGGAGGTTATGCAAATCAACCAAGACTGGTAAAGGTGCGTATCTGA
- the rep gene encoding DNA helicase Rep has product MRQLNPRQAEAVRYIDSPLLVLAGAGSGKTSVITTKIAYLVETCGIKARHIYAVTFTNKAAREMKERVSQLIKGKEARGLTVSTFHNLGLNIIRREHKSLGLKAGFSLFDDLDSRQLITELKAQYEVLAEEAADYLQHHISNWKNDMLLPSECLSHAENPKEQAIAYLYQDYDRTLKAYNAVDFDDLILLPVLLFQKNPEILEKWQNKVRYLLVDEYQDTNSSQYLLVKLLVGSRAQFTVVGDDDQSIYAWRGARPENLVKLKEDFPSLHVIKLEQNYRSTARILTAANTLIANNPHVFEKKLWSELGLGDDLRVIRCKNEEVEAERVAVEIITHKIKLDTHYKDYAILYRGNFQSKLLELKLQHHQIPYHITGGTSFFSRAEVKDIMAYLRLIINPDDDNAFLRVINVPKREIGAATLEKLGTYSNQRHISLFAASQEFGLSQFLNEKALDKLKRFTLWIDRITQKCHQEDPVATIKEMIYDMDYDNWLRQNSSSEKIASRRLENVWFLVESLAKTIETADPDEPITIKEAIAKLVLRDMLERQEEEDDQDRVQLMTLHASKGLEFPHVFLIGMEEDLLPHRTSIEEDNIEEERRLAYVGITRARKSLTMTLAGKRKQYGEIVETSPSRFLEELPQDDLVRIGFGEETTQEEKKVTGNDALGSIRGLINR; this is encoded by the coding sequence GTGAGACAATTAAATCCAAGACAAGCGGAGGCAGTACGCTACATTGACTCCCCATTATTGGTATTAGCGGGCGCAGGCAGTGGTAAAACCAGTGTAATTACCACCAAGATTGCGTACCTGGTTGAAACTTGTGGGATTAAAGCTCGCCATATCTATGCTGTTACCTTTACCAATAAAGCTGCCCGAGAAATGAAGGAACGGGTTAGCCAGCTAATTAAAGGTAAAGAAGCGAGGGGGCTTACGGTATCAACATTCCACAACCTGGGGTTAAATATTATTCGTCGAGAACATAAATCACTCGGCTTAAAAGCAGGCTTTTCATTATTTGATGACTTAGACTCTCGTCAGTTAATCACTGAATTAAAAGCACAATACGAGGTGTTAGCTGAAGAAGCGGCTGATTATCTACAACATCATATATCCAATTGGAAGAATGATATGTTGCTACCTAGCGAATGCCTTTCTCATGCAGAAAACCCTAAAGAACAAGCGATTGCCTATTTATACCAAGATTATGACCGCACCCTTAAAGCCTATAATGCCGTTGATTTTGATGATTTAATTTTATTACCCGTACTATTGTTTCAGAAAAACCCTGAAATACTTGAGAAATGGCAAAATAAAGTACGCTATTTATTAGTAGATGAGTACCAGGATACCAACTCTAGTCAATATTTATTAGTTAAATTACTTGTTGGTAGTCGTGCACAGTTTACTGTGGTAGGTGATGACGACCAGTCTATTTATGCTTGGCGCGGTGCTCGCCCTGAAAACCTGGTTAAACTCAAAGAAGATTTTCCTTCATTGCATGTAATTAAACTAGAACAAAACTATCGTTCCACAGCTCGCATATTAACCGCCGCCAATACTTTAATTGCTAATAACCCTCACGTATTTGAAAAAAAATTATGGAGTGAATTAGGTTTAGGGGATGACCTACGGGTTATCCGTTGCAAAAACGAAGAAGTAGAAGCAGAGCGTGTTGCGGTTGAAATTATTACCCATAAAATAAAACTCGATACCCACTATAAAGATTATGCTATTTTATATCGCGGTAATTTTCAATCCAAATTACTAGAATTAAAACTTCAGCATCACCAAATCCCCTACCATATTACTGGCGGCACCTCATTTTTTAGTCGTGCAGAAGTGAAAGACATAATGGCTTATTTACGGCTGATTATTAACCCAGATGATGATAATGCTTTTTTACGAGTTATTAACGTACCTAAACGGGAAATTGGCGCAGCCACTTTGGAAAAATTGGGTACTTATTCCAACCAACGGCATATCAGTCTGTTTGCAGCCAGTCAGGAGTTTGGCCTAAGTCAATTTTTGAATGAAAAAGCTCTTGACAAGCTAAAACGTTTTACATTATGGATTGATCGCATTACTCAAAAATGTCATCAAGAAGATCCTGTAGCAACCATAAAAGAAATGATTTATGACATGGACTACGACAACTGGCTTAGACAAAATAGCAGCAGCGAAAAAATTGCCAGCCGTCGTCTGGAAAATGTTTGGTTCCTAGTAGAATCTCTGGCTAAAACCATCGAAACAGCCGACCCTGATGAACCCATAACAATTAAAGAAGCAATAGCCAAACTAGTACTTAGAGATATGCTGGAGCGCCAGGAAGAAGAAGACGACCAAGATCGTGTGCAATTAATGACTTTACATGCATCCAAAGGATTAGAGTTCCCCCATGTATTTCTAATTGGTATGGAAGAAGACTTATTACCACACCGCACCAGTATAGAAGAAGACAATATTGAAGAAGAGCGGCGCTTAGCTTATGTTGGTATTACCCGCGCCAGAAAATCTTTAACCATGACCCTGGCAGGTAAACGAAAACAATATGGTGAAATAGTAGAAACCAGCCCTAGTCGCTTTCTAGAAGAATTACCTCAAGATGATTTAGTTCGAATAGGCTTTGGCGAAGAAACCACTCAAGAAGAAAAGAAAGTCACTGGTAATGACGCCCTTGGAAGTATCAGAGGATTAATTAACAGATAA